GTGATCCGCGAGCCCGCCTCGGTCACCCCCGGGGCCACCATGCCCGCCTTCGAGCGCAGCTTCGGCGAGGAGGATCCCGAGCTCGAGGCGCTCGTCCTCTACCTCACCTCCCTCGCGCTGCCGCGCCCGCGCTCCGGCGATCTCCACCCCGGCCTGCGCGCCGGGGTCGAGGCCCCCTGCACCGACTGCCACGCCGGCCCGGGAGGGCGCGCGAGCGGCCGCCGCCCGCACCGCTGCGTCCACCTCCTCGCGCGGAAGGAGAGCCTGCGCTGCGAGGGCTGCCACGCCGGGGGCGGCCTGCCCGCGGGCGAGCGCTGCCCCCGGGTCGCGGCCGAGCGCGGCGCCTGCGTGGCCTGCCACGACGGCGTCCGGGAGGTGCTGCCATGAAGCTCGATCGACGAGAGGCGCTCCTCGCCCTCCTCGGCGGTGGCGCGAGCGCGGGCCTGGCGACCTGGCAGCTCTGGCCCCCCGCCCCGGCGCTGAAGGCCGACCCCCCGGCCTCCCCCTTCGAGGAGGGGACCCGCCGGACCCTGGCCGCCGCGGTGGAGCGCCTCCTCCCCGGCGCGGTGGAGGCGGGGGTCCCCGAGTACCTCGACTACTGGATGGCCCGGGAGCCCTGGGTGGGCTTCCTCGCCGCGGGGATGCGCACCGGCGCCGGCTGGCTCGATCGCCTCGCCCGCGCGGAGCACCAGCGCGACTTCGCCGCCCTCGAGGGCGCGCAGCAGGACGAGCTCCTCGGGCGCTGCCAGCGCGGCGAGCTGCCGGGGAAGGGCTTCAGCGGCCGGGCCTTCTTCGAGTACCTCCTGCAGTTCACCCTGGAGGGCTTCCTCTCGGACCCGGTCTACGGGGGCAACCGGGGAGAGGTGGGCTGGCGGCACATCGGGCACGCCGCCTGCCACTGGGCGCCGGGCGCCGGGCCCGGGAAGCGAGGCGGAGCGTGAGCCGCCGGGAGCAGACCGAGGTCATCGTCGTCGGCTCGGGCGCCGGGGGCGCGCCGGTGGCCGCCGTCCTGGCCGAGGCGGGCCTGCGGGTCGTCGTCCTGGAGCGGGGCCCCTGGTACACGATCGACGACTTCGGCCACGACGAGGTGAAGAGCTGCCGCCGGGACTTCTGGATCCCCTTCGCCCAGGACGATCCCCACACCCTGCGCGAGGCGGGGCAGGAGCGGGCGCAGCCCTCCCGCGAGGGCTGGACCTCCCGCAACGTCGGCGGCGCCACCGTGCACATGGGCGGCTTCTTCTACCGCCTGCAGCCCGAGGACTTCCGCCTGCGCACCCTCACCGGCGGCGTCGAGGGGAGCACCCTGGCCGACTGGCCGCTGGGGCTCGCCGACCTCGAGCCCTACTACGACGAGATGGAGGTGAGGCTGGGCGTCTCGGGGGACGCCGCCGCCAACCCCCGCGAGCGGCACGCCCGCCCCTATCCCCTGCCGCCCCTGGCCGCCCACCCGGCGGCGCGGCTCATCGACGAGGCGGCGGCCTCCCTGGGCTGGCGGGCCTTCCCCACGCCCCGGGCGGTGCTCTCCCGGGCCTACGGCCGGCGGCCCCCCTGCAACCAGTGCGGCTACTGCGGCGACTACGGCTGCGAGAACCACTCCAAGTCCTCGGCCCTCTCGACCTTCCTGCCGGACGCCCTCGCCACCGGCCGCTGCGAGCTCCGCGCGGGCGCCACGGTCAGCCGGATCCTCGTCGACGAGGGCGGCCCTCGCCCGAAGGTGCGCGGGGTGGAGTACCTCGACCGGGACGGTGGCCTGCATCGCCTCGAGGCGCCGCGGGTCGTCCTCGCCGCCTCGGCCATCGAGAGCGCTCGCCTCCTGCTCCTCTCGCGCACCCCCGCCTTCCCCGAGGGCCTCGCCAACGGCAGCGGGCTGGTGGGCCGCAACCTCACCTTCTCCACCTTCGCCAAGGTCACCGGCCTCTTCGAGCGGGCGGCCCTGGTCGATCGGCTGGGTCCGGAGGGGATGGACCTGCCCTTCCTCCAGCGCTCGATCCAGGACGACTACTTCGACGCCGAGCTGGGCAAGGGCGGCACCTACAACCT
This genomic stretch from Deltaproteobacteria bacterium harbors:
- a CDS encoding gluconate 2-dehydrogenase subunit 3 family protein, which codes for MKLDRREALLALLGGGASAGLATWQLWPPAPALKADPPASPFEEGTRRTLAAAVERLLPGAVEAGVPEYLDYWMAREPWVGFLAAGMRTGAGWLDRLARAEHQRDFAALEGAQQDELLGRCQRGELPGKGFSGRAFFEYLLQFTLEGFLSDPVYGGNRGEVGWRHIGHAACHWAPGAGPGKRGGA
- a CDS encoding GMC family oxidoreductase, whose amino-acid sequence is MSRREQTEVIVVGSGAGGAPVAAVLAEAGLRVVVLERGPWYTIDDFGHDEVKSCRRDFWIPFAQDDPHTLREAGQERAQPSREGWTSRNVGGATVHMGGFFYRLQPEDFRLRTLTGGVEGSTLADWPLGLADLEPYYDEMEVRLGVSGDAAANPRERHARPYPLPPLAAHPAARLIDEAAASLGWRAFPTPRAVLSRAYGRRPPCNQCGYCGDYGCENHSKSSALSTFLPDALATGRCELRAGATVSRILVDEGGPRPKVRGVEYLDRDGGLHRLEAPRVVLAASAIESARLLLLSRTPAFPEGLANGSGLVGRNLTFSTFAKVTGLFERAALVDRLGPEGMDLPFLQRSIQDDYFDAELGKGGTYNLILQHPNPINAAVRLTAMEDYGLWGAALKERLARYFREELWMEAEVFGEFLPTEACRVDLDPRVKDRFGLPVARITHHLHPTCREQSARMAGRAGRLFEAVTPAPLRTVLAGRGSTTFHLQHGTCRFGDDPASSVLDRDCRAHEVGGLHVTDGSFMPTSGGVPATATIMANALRVAHGMARDRG